AATTTGCGAATCAGACCGCTATTAAAAGTATATCCCAAACTGATATTATCTAACTTAAGATATGTTTTGTCCAATAAAAAACGGGTGGAGTTCATAATAGATGAGGTTGTTGTATTTGAAAGTCGTGGAGAAGTAGCCAGTTGGCCAGGAAAATACCAAGAATTCAGCATATCAATGGATTGATTGCCACTCAAAATATTAAGACCATCCAATCCATTATTTCTAGTTGCCTGATCAAAATAATAGCCCCCTTTTGAATATTTGAAGAAAATTGAAAAATTCCAGTTTTTGTAATTAATATAATTCGTTAGTCCTCCATAATATTGCGGTGTTGAATTCCCAACAAGTACACGATTTTCGGTGTTATATACTTTAGTCACATTGCCATCCAAATCATACCACATCGGATCTCCCGTAGAAGGATCCACGCCTGCCCAACGTACAAGGTAGTAAGAGCGGGAATTATAGCCTTTTCTCATGATCGTATTGCCCGAAACACGATCAATATCTTCATTCAACTGCAACACTTTATTTCTATTTGACGATAAAATAAAAGTGGCATTCCAGTTAAAGTTTTCCTTTTGTAGTATTGCTCCATTAACACTCAGCTCTACACCTGCATTTTGCATTTTTCCGACGTTTTGATAAGTACGTCTAAATCCACTTACCATAGACACATAGGCATTATCAATCATATCGTGGGTGACATTTCGGTAATATTCGGCAGCCACATTAAACCGACCAAACAATCTAAAATCTATCCCTGTATTGAGCATTTTTGTTGTTTCCCATTTCAGTCCGTCATTCACACCTCTCGTCATCGTCGTTCCAGAATTCCCGCCATAGCTATAATTGGAATCGTATTTATAAATGCCACTGGCATAAGCTGAATTAAATCGAGAGTTGCCATTATTACCATAGGATATCTTAAATTTCAAGAAATCAACAACCTTGTTTTTGGACCAAAAAGATTCATTACTAACGGTCCAGGCCGCACCGATAGAACTAAACGTACCCCATTTTACATCTTTCCCAAAATTGGAACTTCCATCTTTTCGATAGGTATAGTTTATTGCATAGCGTTTATCATATACGTAACCGGCACGCCCAAAATAGGAGAGTAACGTTTGTTTATCGCGACTCGTTGTCCCAAGACGATTATCGGAGGATGCAAAGCCTACTTCTCGGATATAATCGTTTGGAAAATTAGTTCCCGTGGCAGAAACAGAACGGCGTTCTTCTTTTCGTGCTTCGGTTCCTAGTACAATATCAAAATCACCTTTAAAAATAGTACGCTTAAATGCTAAGGTATTTGTACTGATTAAGTTTAAAACCTGTGACTGTCCTCGGTAGGCCGTACCATTACTGGAAGAGCCTGTGTAATTATACATGGAAAAGTACTGATCTTCATTGCCGCTGGTAAAATCCGCACCATTAAGATTTGTAAAGACTAATCCATCCCACAGTTGATAAGTAAACCCTAAAGTTCCCAAGACATGTACGGTTGCTTGTTTCTGTTCATTTTGATCGATCAGGCCAGGCATGCCCTGCAGAAGCCCGCCATTTGGATCGCGCTCAATATACTCACCATTTGGACCAAATGGACTAATCAATGGGCTGTACTGAAAATAAGCATTGCCCGGATTGAACATATCATCTTTAGAATAAGAAGCAGCAAGTGTGCTGTTCAAAACCAAACGTTTGCCCACATTCCCGCTTACGTTTGAACGCACATCATAACGTTTCGTAGAATTACCGATAATGTTCTGTTTTTCGTCATAGATATTGGCTGAGAGGAAATAATGAACAGCATCTGTTGAACCCGACAGCCCTAAGCTGTGGAGATTAGTAAAACCAGTACGATTATAAACATCTGCCCAACGCGTATCCTGGGTGGTATCAATTTTTCCCAACTGATCAACCATACCCATGTCTTTCACAAGGTTTAAATATTGGCGACCATTCAGTTGGTTTAGATGACTTGATGGCCGTCTATTTATCCCTGTCCGAAATGAATAAGAAAGTTTTGGGGCTCCTTTTCCTCGTTTGGTTGTTATCAGGATAACACCATTGGATCCATTTGCGCCATAAATTGTCGTTGCGCTGGCATCCTTAAGTACGGTGACACTTTCAATATCATTCGGATTTATATATGTCAATGGACTGATCGAATTTTGCATCCCTGGAATTGAATTTGTCGTTCCGCCAGTATACAAAGGCACACCATCTACGACCCATAATGGTTCATTTGATGTGGTACCGCCAACGGTAGATGCTTCGCCACGTATTCTAGTGCTATAGCGAGATCTTGCGGAACTATTTGTTCCCCCATCTTGTGAATTAAATTCGACCCCAGGAACGACACCTTCCAGTAAAGCATCCAATCGGAGCGCAGGCCTATTATCTAGGTCCTTTCTTGTAATTGTAAAAGCCGATCCTGTCTGGTTCTCTCTCGCTTCTTTGGTACCATATGCTGTTACAATTACTTCATCTAGATAATCCATACTTTTTTGGAGCACGATAGCTAGATTTTTTCTGATATCTTTAGCAGGAATTTCTCTGGATTTATAACCGATGTAACTGACCACAATAGTCGCCTCCATAGGTACTTCCAAATTAAATTCGCCGATATTATTAGTACTGGTAACTTTATTAGTTCCTTTGATCGCGACACTGACACCAGCTTGATATGAAGGAGATTTACCATCCAGATCATCGATGGACACACGTCCTTTCAACAAGATTGTTCCCTCCTTTTCTTTGATCCGAGTTAATGTAATAGTTTTATTAACAATCTTATATTCAACGTTAAGCTTTTTGGATAATTTCGACAATGCAGCTTGAATTCCGTCTTCATCAAGTGAAATCTGAATCATAGCAGTGTTTTCTACAATACCTGCGTCATAAACAAAAGAATAACCTGACTGCTCTTCTATCTGCTTTAATACTGTTTTAAGTGGCTTTTTAGTTGTATCGATATGAATTCGCTGTGCGAAACTTTGCTGTATGCTACAAGACAATAGCCCAATTGTCATTAAAGTGGTTAGTTTAACCGAAAGCAATTCCGGATTTAAAAAAGCCGGGCTTCGTTTAAAGAATTTTTCATTCATTGTATTAAGGTTAATTATTTCCGAAATTTACATAGAGGACCTTGCCTTTCATCTGAAAATTCCCGTTCGTTAAGTTTTTCATAATCTCAAGCACATCTGAGGTTTTTGTGCCATTTACTATTTTACCAGAGATATGCTGGTTAGGAACAGCGGACTGATAAGATAGCTCAAAATCATACCACTGGCTAAGTTGATGAAGTACAGCCTCAATAGATTCATTATCAAATTCAAAATCTAGTTTGCGCCATGCCTCTTTCTCAAGCTTCGCCATCCGTTGAAGAGACAAAGCTCCATCTTTGTTGACAGCTATATTATTGGGTTGCAATATGAGATTTTGGTTCCCATTGCTTAGCTCAATTTTCCCTTCGTGTAGTGTGGTAATTGTTTTATCAAAACTAGGATAAGCTCTGACATTGAATTTTGTACCGAGAACTCTGATCTGCTGATCTGCTGTTTTTACGACAAAACTGCGTCCAGGTATTGTTACTACTTCAAAGTAAGCCTCCCCTTCCAATGAAATTGTCCTTTGCGCCGCCTTGCCATAATCTGGGGACAAGACGATCTTCGACCCGGCATTCAAAGACACTTTAGTGCCATCGGGGAGAATAACTTTGGTAAACTCTCCTGCAGCTGTTGCCAAGGTTCTTAAATTATGATGTTCTTTGAGATCTACATATCTTGTCGAATCTAAAAAATCATGTAAACTGCTACTAATTTCTTCAGTTTGGCCTGAAGTATCTGTGATCCATGCCGCCGCTCTAAAAACTTCATTATTATTTTCCTTTTGCTGAATTGACCAGATCCAGACTGCAGCTGCAGAGAGCAGCAGTAGTGCAGCGGCAACTCGCCATACCCATTGCAACCTGGATATTTTGGCGGGAGCAATACGTCGGTTAATCTCTGCCCAGTTTTTATCTTTAAATTCGACAGTCGAGAGATTACTATCGAGTATTGTTTCACTATCGTCAAAACTATTGTACCAAAGCTGGAATTGTAGAATATCTTCCTCAGAGGCTATTCCCTGGTTGATACGGGAAATGATTTCTTTAATTTCTTGTTGCGTCTTCATATGATTAACACTTGTGGTCTATATAGAAGTACCATAAGTGCTGAGCAACGCACGCTAAAAAATTAAAAAAATAACAAAGATTTTATATTATTTATAAAAATCCTTAAATGTTTTAGGCTTTTGCTGATTTGATTTTCAACAGTTCGATGGGAGATATTTAGTTTTTCAGCGATTTCTCTACTGTCCAAATTATCTATACGGGAATAATTAAAGATAATCTTTGCTTTCTCTGGTAGGCGTTCTACCTCTTGGAAAATAAGTTGCTGAAGTTCTTTAATGTTTAATACTTCGTCCAATTCCAATTCTTCCACACGATCCAATAATCCATAGGAATTGGGATCAACAAAATCCACTCTTGAAGATCTATTTACATATTTGATGATAGAAAACTTGGCTGCCTGAAATAAATAAGCTTCAAGATTTTGAATCTCTTCGAGTTTGGGGTTATTCCAAAGTGAAATGAAAATATCCTGTAAAAGATCTTCCGCAATATCCTTTTGCGGCATCCGGTTATTACAAATCACAAATATCTTGTCCCAGTACCTTTCATAGATTATCCTAAATGCTTCTTGGTCTCCAGCCCGTATTAACTTTTGCAAAGTTAAATTTTCGAGTGAACTATAGTTGTTTTTCATTTTTCGCCTCGTTTTATCTCGTTACGGCAAAACAGTTCGATGTGAGGCACCAAAAATACAACAATAATTAAAAGAAAACAAGGCAGTTAGCAAGGTAAAAAAGGTCAATCTTATAAAACTATTTCAAATGGAGTATTGTTCTTACGATACAAAACGGCTACAAGCTACCTTTCGAAAGAAAGGTTCAACATAAAAATTGGCGTCGTACAGTGAAAATCCAATAGTCTTTAAAAACATTGGATGACGAAACAAAAAAGAGGAAACGATAGGAAACATAAAGATTACTTTACGAATAAATGCTAAAAGAAAGGGTCTGATAAAAATCAGGCCCTTTTGAGGTAAAAAGCCACATCTCACGAAGTGGCCTTAATAAACATATGATTCACTAGTGGTTTGCCTTTTTATGACTTGCAAACCGCCAGTTATTGGATACTACTTATACGAATTGATCGATTTGGAAACCTTCCAGTCATTGCCTACACGCTCCAAGGTAACTAAATCTGTTTTGCTGAAGTTTTCAAATTTCAAGGTTACTTTAGCCACCATAAAGTCAGCTGATTCTTCTAAGATGTCGGTGTTTACTGTACAGTTTAGCTTCTCTCCTTTCTGCTTTTTCAGTAATTTAACTACGGCACCACGGCTATGAGACTGTGCATTCGTTGCTTGGATTTTTTGATTGAAATCTTCGGCGAACAATTGCTCGGCGCCTGCTGATTCCCCCGCAGTGGTCACCGCCACATAGTGATCCAGTGCCAAGTCTGCTGTGGAAAGGTTTACGTTTGCTTTTGTTGCTTTTGCTCCTGGTCCCTCAGCTGCCATAGCAAATGTTGATACTGCGATTAAGGCTGCTGCTGCGAATGTTTTTACTAATGCTTTCATAATGTCTTTATTTTATTGTGTTAGTTCTGTTGTTCTTATTTGTTGACTCAAAACTACAACACAATACGCTCCTAGCCTATTGACTTTAGACTAACGATCGGGAAAACTCGGTGAATGGCGGGAATGGGGAGGGGAAATAAAATAAGAGCATTTTTTACACCTAAACAAAAAACAGGAGTAATTTTTTACTATTTTTACACTCGTAACACACACAGAAGTAAAATTTACACTCGAAGAAATGAATAAATTTGACCGAAAAAATCCCTATAACGATTTACCATTGTTGCCACCAACCAAGGATATCGAAACAAAAAAAATTCTTCGGAAAACTATTTCTGCTGGTCGTGTGCTGGCCCAACTAAATGGTACTTTATTAAATTTACCAAATCCGACGCTATTTCTTGATACAATTTACTTACAAGAAGCAAAAGCAAGTTCGGAAGTTGAAAATATCATTACAACAAATGATGAATTATACAGATCATTTGTTGCTGACAAGAAAATTGAAAATTTATCAACAAAAGAAGTTTTAAGTTATAAAAAAGCGCTATGGCTAGGTCTTGAAGAACTCAAAGCTAAACCTTTTATTACTACAAACCTTTGCATTAAAATAGTTCAATGTATTAAACAAAATAATGCATCCATTCGGGTTACACCAGGAACAACGCTAAGCAACAATCGCGGTGAAATTATCTACACACCGCCAAGTGGAGAAACAATCATTAGAGAGAAACTCGCTAATTTAGAAAAATTCATCAATGAAGAAAGCAACATTGATCCATTGATCAAAATGGCATTATTACATTACCAGTTTGAAGCAATCCACCCTTTTGTAGATGGAAATGGTAGAACTGGAAGAATTCTACTTTTGCTTTACTTAAAACTTTCCGGACTATTAGAAGTTCCAGCAATTTATCTAAGCGAATACATCATTCAGAATAAAAATGATTATTATACCAAACTCAGGGGAGTAACAGAAAATGAAAATTGGGAAGATTACATCTTATATATGTTAGATATGATCGAACAAACAGCATCAAAAAGTCTCAAACGATTAAATCTAATCACACAAGCGATAGAGGAAATGAGTACTAACATCAAAACGAAACTTCCTAAAATGTATTCAAAAGATTTAGTTGAGATATTATTTAGATTACCTTATACAAAACGTCAAAATTTGATTGACGACAATTTAGGAAATGCGAAAACTGTTGGAAATTATCTAATCGCATTGGAGCAGAATGGAATTCTTGAATCCGTAAAAGTTGGAAAGGAAAAACTGTACTTAAATCAAAAACTGTTGAAAATTCTTGAAAATCAGTAAACTGC
The genomic region above belongs to Sphingobacterium zeae and contains:
- a CDS encoding Fic family protein, with amino-acid sequence MNKFDRKNPYNDLPLLPPTKDIETKKILRKTISAGRVLAQLNGTLLNLPNPTLFLDTIYLQEAKASSEVENIITTNDELYRSFVADKKIENLSTKEVLSYKKALWLGLEELKAKPFITTNLCIKIVQCIKQNNASIRVTPGTTLSNNRGEIIYTPPSGETIIREKLANLEKFINEESNIDPLIKMALLHYQFEAIHPFVDGNGRTGRILLLLYLKLSGLLEVPAIYLSEYIIQNKNDYYTKLRGVTENENWEDYILYMLDMIEQTASKSLKRLNLITQAIEEMSTNIKTKLPKMYSKDLVEILFRLPYTKRQNLIDDNLGNAKTVGNYLIALEQNGILESVKVGKEKLYLNQKLLKILENQ
- a CDS encoding SusC/RagA family TonB-linked outer membrane protein, with translation MNEKFFKRSPAFLNPELLSVKLTTLMTIGLLSCSIQQSFAQRIHIDTTKKPLKTVLKQIEEQSGYSFVYDAGIVENTAMIQISLDEDGIQAALSKLSKKLNVEYKIVNKTITLTRIKEKEGTILLKGRVSIDDLDGKSPSYQAGVSVAIKGTNKVTSTNNIGEFNLEVPMEATIVVSYIGYKSREIPAKDIRKNLAIVLQKSMDYLDEVIVTAYGTKEARENQTGSAFTITRKDLDNRPALRLDALLEGVVPGVEFNSQDGGTNSSARSRYSTRIRGEASTVGGTTSNEPLWVVDGVPLYTGGTTNSIPGMQNSISPLTYINPNDIESVTVLKDASATTIYGANGSNGVILITTKRGKGAPKLSYSFRTGINRRPSSHLNQLNGRQYLNLVKDMGMVDQLGKIDTTQDTRWADVYNRTGFTNLHSLGLSGSTDAVHYFLSANIYDEKQNIIGNSTKRYDVRSNVSGNVGKRLVLNSTLAASYSKDDMFNPGNAYFQYSPLISPFGPNGEYIERDPNGGLLQGMPGLIDQNEQKQATVHVLGTLGFTYQLWDGLVFTNLNGADFTSGNEDQYFSMYNYTGSSSNGTAYRGQSQVLNLISTNTLAFKRTIFKGDFDIVLGTEARKEERRSVSATGTNFPNDYIREVGFASSDNRLGTTSRDKQTLLSYFGRAGYVYDKRYAINYTYRKDGSSNFGKDVKWGTFSSIGAAWTVSNESFWSKNKVVDFLKFKISYGNNGNSRFNSAYASGIYKYDSNYSYGGNSGTTMTRGVNDGLKWETTKMLNTGIDFRLFGRFNVAAEYYRNVTHDMIDNAYVSMVSGFRRTYQNVGKMQNAGVELSVNGAILQKENFNWNATFILSSNRNKVLQLNEDIDRVSGNTIMRKGYNSRSYYLVRWAGVDPSTGDPMWYDLDGNVTKVYNTENRVLVGNSTPQYYGGLTNYINYKNWNFSIFFKYSKGGYYFDQATRNNGLDGLNILSGNQSIDMLNSWYFPGQLATSPRLSNTTTSSIMNSTRFLLDKTYLKLDNISLGYTFNSGLIRKLKLDHISVTAMASNIAMWTPYSSKKGSIKNYESLAKQFGVTSGSVVDNTYANMLSESSRVLNYSLGINIGF
- a CDS encoding RNA polymerase sigma factor, producing the protein MKNNYSSLENLTLQKLIRAGDQEAFRIIYERYWDKIFVICNNRMPQKDIAEDLLQDIFISLWNNPKLEEIQNLEAYLFQAAKFSIIKYVNRSSRVDFVDPNSYGLLDRVEELELDEVLNIKELQQLIFQEVERLPEKAKIIFNYSRIDNLDSREIAEKLNISHRTVENQISKSLKHLRIFINNIKSLLFF
- a CDS encoding FecR family protein, translating into MKTQQEIKEIISRINQGIASEEDILQFQLWYNSFDDSETILDSNLSTVEFKDKNWAEINRRIAPAKISRLQWVWRVAAALLLLSAAAVWIWSIQQKENNNEVFRAAAWITDTSGQTEEISSSLHDFLDSTRYVDLKEHHNLRTLATAAGEFTKVILPDGTKVSLNAGSKIVLSPDYGKAAQRTISLEGEAYFEVVTIPGRSFVVKTADQQIRVLGTKFNVRAYPSFDKTITTLHEGKIELSNGNQNLILQPNNIAVNKDGALSLQRMAKLEKEAWRKLDFEFDNESIEAVLHQLSQWYDFELSYQSAVPNQHISGKIVNGTKTSDVLEIMKNLTNGNFQMKGKVLYVNFGNN